One stretch of Meleagris gallopavo isolate NT-WF06-2002-E0010 breed Aviagen turkey brand Nicholas breeding stock chromosome 14, Turkey_5.1, whole genome shotgun sequence DNA includes these proteins:
- the LOC100544877 gene encoding MAP kinase-activated protein kinase 3: MWSLGVITYILLCGFPPFYSNTGQAISPGMKRRIRMGQYGFPNPEWAEVSEEAKQLIRHLLKTDPTERMTISQFMNHPWINRSMAVPPTPLHTARVLQEDKDHWDEVKEEMTSALATMRVDYDQVKIKDLKTSNNRLLNKRRKKQKQSGTSSAAPGCNNQ, encoded by the exons ATGTGGTCTCTGGGTGTCATCACATACATTCT CCTGTGTGGGTTCCCTCCATTCTACTCAAACACTGGACAAGCTATTTCTCCTGGGATGAAGAGAAGAATTCGAATGGGGCAGTATGGATTTCCCAATCCAGAATGGGCTGAAGTGTCAGAAGAAG CCAAACAACTGATTCGCCACTTACTGAAGACAGACCCAACAGAGAGGATGACAATTTCCCAATTTATGAATCACCCTTGGATTAAC agATCGATGGCAGTGCCACCAACGCCCCTCCATACCGCTCGGGTCCTGCAAGAGGATAAGGACCACTGGGATGAAGTTAAA gaGGAGATGACCAGTGCTTTGGCTACCATGAGGGTGGACTACGATCAGGTGAAAATTAAAGACTTGAAAACGTCCAACAACCGCCTCCTGAACAAACGCCGCAAGAAGCAGAAGCAGTCCGGCACCTCTTCTGCAGCCCCAGGGTGCAATAACCAATGA